The Ornithodoros turicata isolate Travis chromosome 7, ASM3712646v1, whole genome shotgun sequence genome includes a region encoding these proteins:
- the LOC135400457 gene encoding uncharacterized protein LOC135400457 — MHSGDEPSPQTPATTPLQPGVAHVGIRLPPFWSRSPFIWFQQVEAQFLLAGITSQITRYRHLLASLPPEIAMDVADIIANPPAQNPYDHLKSSILQRTTISERTRLQQLLHSEELGDRRPSQLLRAMQVLLADRAASLDDDLLRELFLSRLPSSVQMVLATATALPLAQLAQLADKVTEVASPSTPIAAVSESCRFPNPRCQPPVSAAPSTFAEELSSMRADINRLSDTVAALQFRDNRSRSPSRSGRFRRFRRSPRRYSHRSVSPADNQNPPPCWYHERFGQAAMRCTHPCGWSGNAPGNR; from the coding sequence ATGCACTCTGGAGACGAGCCTTCCCCACAGACCCCGGCTACAACCCCTCTTCAACCGGGCGTGGCTCATGTCGGCATACGCTTACCACCGTTTTGGTCTCGCAGCCCGTTCATCTGGTTCCAGCAAGTCGAGGCACAATTTCTCCTTGCTGGTATAACATCCCAGATAACCAGGTACCGTCATCTCCTCGCCTCCCTTCCCCCCGAGATCGCCATGGATGTCGCCGACATCATTGCCAACCCTCCGGCGCAGAATCCCTACGACCATCTGAAGAGCTCAATCCTCCAGCGCACCACCATTTCTGAGCGAACGCGCCTCCAACAGCTTTTGCACTCAGAAGAACTGGGGGACCGAAGACCCTCCCAGCTACTCCGCGCCATGCAAGTCCTATTGGCCGACAGAGCTGCTTCTCTTGACGACGATCTGCTTCGCGAACTGTTTCTGTCGAGGCTCCCATCCTCAGTGCAAATGGTCCTCGCTACGGCCACTGCCTTACCTCTGGCCCAGCTCGCACAACTGGCTGACAAGGTGACGGAAGTAGCAAGCCCGAGCACTCCCATTGCAGCCGTTTCCGAGTCCTGTCGCTTTCCCAACCCCCGCTGCCAGCCACCGGTTTCAGCGGCCCCGTCTACATTCGCCGAGGAGCTTTCGTCTATGCGCGCGGACATTAACCGCCTCTCCGACACAGTCGCCGCACTCCAGTTCCGTGACAACCGCAGCCGCTCCCCAAGTCGTTCTGGCAGATTCCGAAGATTCCGCCGTTCCCCACGGCGTTACTCCCACCGCAGCGTTTCTCCAGCTGATAACCAGAACCCACCACCCTGCTGGTACCACGAACGCTTCGGTCAGGCCGCCATGCGATGCACGCATCCATGTGGTTGGTCGGGAAACGCCCCCGGGAACCGATGA